From a region of the Candidatus Blochmanniella camponoti genome:
- a CDS encoding autotransporter assembly complex protein TamA has product MNKNSDLLVIKVEPGDPVVVTEVNVVIRGDGIKDVDYQKLIKDSKSFIGKRLNHNDYEQFKNKLYDLALFKGYFDAKFQNSQLIVMPSRCQSVWNIDFYSGQRYVFERIKFHGSQIKEDYLKNISNIRSEEYYSAASVMELNRRFSYTNWFESVSISSDYMRFQQKKKIMLDIFLYPCAKNNFATGFGYTIDTGPRTKIIWKKPWINAHGHSLETNFSLSKPEQFFDLSYKIPLFSNPSEKYYLLQGGLIHEDTHNGQSSVTTINIARYWNYSHKWQRSINVHWHFNNHCSNNYTIKNVMLIYPGINVSRIRKRGEIIPYWGDSQRYSINISNNCWKSDVNFIAVQVQNIWVRTLLKKHRILARGNLIWIDTNNVSSVDLMLRFFSNVNNGIRGYKYKSLYPYGNAASFIGIATKLITTTFEYQYNVINKWWGAIFIDAGEITNDIKWNSFKSGIGIGVRWQLPIGPIKLDVATPLIHKGKINHQFLYLYVSLGPDL; this is encoded by the coding sequence TTGAATAAAAACTCCGATCTATTAGTTATTAAAGTTGAACCTGGGGATCCAGTTGTAGTTACTGAAGTAAATGTCGTTATACGAGGAGATGGTATAAAGGATGTTGATTACCAGAAACTAATAAAAGATAGCAAATCTTTTATTGGGAAAAGATTGAATCACAACGATTATGAACAGTTTAAAAATAAACTATATGACTTAGCTTTATTTAAAGGATATTTTGATGCCAAGTTCCAAAATAGTCAACTTATTGTCATGCCTTCTCGTTGTCAGAGTGTTTGGAACATAGATTTTTATAGTGGTCAGCGTTATGTTTTTGAAAGAATTAAGTTTCATGGTAGTCAAATTAAGGAAGATTATTTAAAAAATATATCTAATATACGATCGGAAGAATATTACAGTGCTGCATCCGTTATGGAATTAAATCGCCGATTTTCTTACACTAATTGGTTTGAATCAGTATCGATTTCTTCAGATTATATGCGTTTTCAACAAAAAAAAAAAATAATGTTAGATATTTTTCTCTATCCTTGTGCAAAAAATAATTTTGCAACCGGATTTGGTTATACTATCGATACAGGCCCTAGAACTAAAATCATTTGGAAAAAACCGTGGATTAATGCACATGGACATAGTTTAGAAACTAATTTTAGTTTATCTAAGCCAGAACAATTTTTTGACTTAAGTTATAAAATTCCACTGTTTTCCAATCCATCAGAAAAATATTATTTATTACAGGGAGGGTTGATACATGAAGATACACATAATGGTCAGTCTAGTGTCACGACTATAAATATAGCTCGTTATTGGAATTATTCCCATAAATGGCAACGTTCAATTAATGTGCATTGGCACTTTAATAATCATTGTTCTAATAATTATACCATTAAAAATGTAATGTTAATTTATCCAGGGATAAATGTATCTCGTATTCGAAAACGTGGAGAAATAATACCGTATTGGGGAGATAGTCAGCGTTACTCAATCAATATATCTAATAATTGTTGGAAATCGGATGTTAATTTTATTGCTGTGCAAGTTCAAAATATTTGGGTTCGGACATTATTAAAAAAACATCGTATTTTGGCTCGTGGAAACTTAATTTGGATAGATACCAACAATGTTTCATCTGTTGATTTAATGTTGCGATTTTTTTCCAATGTAAATAATGGTATCCGTGGATATAAATATAAATCTTTATATCCTTATGGTAATGCTGCATCTTTTATAGGTATCGCTACTAAACTGATTACTACTACATTTGAATATCAGTATAATGTAATTAATAAATGGTGGGGAGCTATTTTTATAGACGCAGGAGAGATTACTAATGATATCAAATGGAATAGTTTTAAATCTGGTATAGGTATTGGAGTGCGCTGGCAATTACCAATAGGTCCTATAAAGTTGGATGTAGCAACACCATTGATTCATAAAGGCAAGATAAATCATCAGTTTTTATATTTATACGTCAGTTTAGGACCAGATTTATGA
- a CDS encoding translocation/assembly module TamB domain-containing protein produces MIFIKKICVIFLLWISIVCGFFVFLFGTNIGTYLTFTGITYCIPGLKFDSVSGSWGNFNITHVVYETSIGVINVDKCDVFFNLKDIWNKKIYINHLFLEDVCIKIKKNDATNKSHKKYERIKINNILSIPFVIILKNIVLNNTCIYLNNITFEVTKLDTELTFQDNLLTVSPVNIEGAVLNIPDANALNITTNAIDIYKYSNQRNIKCLLKLLSSKFLIKLPSFNLPINIILKDIIGENFYIFDNNTSYIINYFYLQTYLYNQTANIKLNLKCPYGQLNAIGSIIFKEYYPINITLNYTKYHFNTGSNSTNIKKKDVSKIKLVIVGELYNEIRLCCDFLGVISTVHVLLKTKIIQFGTPITISIVGRKIPLSFLGKNDSLIEELDVSVNGEIKNYSIQITSQLSSAQFSSLVHIVMSAQGDVNSCSISKLKVTALEECLDIQGMVNWGGDTISWDSICVLNKINIFQKWLKYPINLSGNINMQGHVCSDAWDITISDLNLNGSIENNSISCIGVLYNNSTGTWKIPALLIKWGPNVLKIQEDLKRDAIFNIVFAAPDCNVLIPGLNGSVYGKFKLYSPAKYSPRLLLNIDACSLYWHDKNLFFDKIMINGDICYDTVIQSKIFFQANQIKCGILSLRKLIMQGQGNIKEHYLDLVAYGDMLSGQVKLFGNLDLFHKTWHSKINKTNLVTSTGTWKLMQDIVLTYQYLTRKVILNSHHWEIVDCTIPISHVLKENILNKVNDVFKNFNVVSLKILLPRLMNMHTVRIYCTDCYWILGTLLPKGIISFSVKQFNIKSVIEEPESFPITINNITAKIVLTQTTSYCKWFMNIGDDDQIHGLFKITKLDNTSKLVGNIHVKNASLVSFCNSLISLQEPINGLLNLNIDFYGYKRHLKIFGTAQLKNFNVNKPDTLFFVKNGQLFIKFFGDHAVLNGTIDTDYGYRLHVNGNIMNFDSISNIRAFFKIRGNQINFCMSPEIKMKISPDFNCTITSEKIHIEGNIEIPWAHIEVKEYSKNITNISSEEILLDDNCQLILNNSKNLFISFSANINVCLGNDVNFNGLGFRTKLRGNLEIEYNKNHLALTGHIDIPSGCFQAYGQNLIIRKGQLLFSGAIHQPYIDIEAICDPASIKEGSIVGIRITGTFSQPKIEIFSDSLSLSPQEITSYLLGGSKNVIPLNTDTNIVTSLLIGATVRNSEKFINKIGKIFGVQDLTLNTQDIGSAPLVALSGYIAPGLQIKYGIGIFDLLTTITVRYCLCPQLYLEVTSGSNQQAVDILYKLDF; encoded by the coding sequence ATGATTTTTATAAAAAAAATCTGTGTTATTTTTTTATTATGGATATCAATAGTATGCGGATTTTTTGTGTTTTTATTCGGTACTAATATAGGAACATATTTAACTTTTACAGGTATTACGTATTGTATTCCTGGTTTGAAATTTGATTCTGTTTCTGGCAGTTGGGGTAATTTTAATATAACTCATGTGGTATATGAAACCTCGATAGGTGTAATTAATGTTGATAAATGTGATGTTTTTTTTAATCTAAAAGACATATGGAATAAAAAAATATATATTAATCATCTTTTTTTGGAAGATGTTTGTATAAAAATAAAAAAAAACGATGCGACGAATAAATCACATAAAAAATACGAAAGAATAAAAATAAACAATATTCTTTCTATCCCATTTGTCATAATATTAAAGAATATAGTATTGAATAATACTTGTATTTATTTAAATAATATTACGTTTGAAGTAACAAAATTAGATACTGAATTAACATTTCAAGATAATTTATTGACAGTTTCACCTGTAAATATTGAAGGGGCAGTTTTAAATATTCCTGATGCAAATGCATTAAATATAACAACCAATGCGATAGATATATATAAGTATAGTAATCAACGGAATATAAAGTGTTTATTAAAATTATTGTCTAGTAAATTTTTAATAAAATTACCTTCTTTTAATCTTCCTATAAATATAATTCTCAAGGATATAATAGGAGAGAATTTTTATATTTTTGATAATAATACTTCTTATATTATTAATTATTTTTATTTACAGACATATTTATATAATCAGACTGCAAATATTAAGTTGAATCTTAAATGTCCATATGGACAGCTTAATGCAATAGGTAGCATAATATTTAAAGAGTATTACCCAATAAATATAACCCTCAATTATACGAAATATCATTTTAATACTGGTAGTAATTCTACCAATATAAAGAAAAAGGACGTAAGTAAAATAAAATTAGTTATCGTAGGAGAATTATATAACGAAATACGCCTTTGTTGTGATTTTTTAGGTGTTATTTCTACAGTACATGTATTATTAAAAACTAAGATAATACAATTTGGCACGCCCATCACTATATCTATAGTTGGTAGAAAAATACCCCTTTCTTTTTTAGGAAAGAATGATTCTTTAATAGAAGAGCTTGATGTATCTGTTAATGGTGAAATAAAAAATTATTCCATTCAAATAACATCTCAATTAAGTAGCGCTCAATTTTCATCATTAGTACATATAGTTATGAGCGCTCAGGGAGATGTTAATAGTTGTTCTATTTCTAAATTAAAAGTGACTGCATTAGAAGAATGTCTTGATATACAAGGAATGGTTAATTGGGGGGGTGATACGATTAGTTGGGACAGCATATGTGTGTTAAACAAAATAAATATTTTTCAAAAGTGGTTAAAATATCCTATAAATTTGTCAGGTAACATCAATATGCAAGGACATGTATGTTCTGATGCTTGGGACATAACAATATCTGATTTAAATCTCAATGGGAGTATAGAAAATAATAGCATTTCATGCATAGGCGTATTATATAACAATTCGACTGGTACATGGAAAATACCCGCATTACTAATTAAATGGGGTCCTAATGTGTTAAAAATACAAGAAGACTTGAAAAGAGATGCTATTTTTAACATTGTGTTTGCGGCGCCAGATTGCAACGTGCTTATACCTGGATTAAATGGTAGCGTATATGGGAAATTTAAATTATATAGTCCCGCTAAATATTCTCCTAGATTGTTGTTAAATATTGATGCATGTTCCTTGTATTGGCACGATAAAAACCTTTTTTTTGACAAAATAATGATAAACGGAGATATTTGTTACGATACTGTCATACAAAGCAAAATTTTTTTTCAAGCAAATCAGATAAAGTGTGGAATTTTATCGTTACGTAAATTAATTATGCAAGGACAAGGTAATATTAAAGAACATTATTTAGATTTAGTTGCTTATGGAGATATGTTATCTGGTCAAGTAAAACTTTTTGGAAATTTAGATCTTTTTCATAAAACTTGGCATAGTAAGATTAACAAAACAAACCTTGTTACTTCAACAGGAACATGGAAATTAATGCAAGATATTGTCCTTACTTATCAATATTTAACTCGAAAAGTTATCCTTAATTCACATCACTGGGAAATTGTTGATTGCACAATCCCTATTTCTCATGTTTTAAAGGAGAACATATTGAATAAAGTGAATGATGTGTTTAAAAATTTTAATGTAGTTTCTTTAAAAATTTTATTACCAAGATTAATGAACATGCATACTGTTCGTATATATTGTACAGATTGTTATTGGATATTAGGAACCTTATTACCTAAGGGTATAATTTCATTTTCAGTAAAACAATTTAACATTAAATCTGTTATTGAAGAGCCTGAAAGTTTTCCGATTACAATAAATAACATAACTGCAAAAATCGTATTGACACAAACTACTTCGTATTGCAAGTGGTTCATGAACATTGGAGATGATGATCAAATCCATGGATTATTTAAAATAACTAAGTTAGATAATACATCTAAATTAGTAGGAAATATACATGTTAAAAATGCTTCGTTAGTATCTTTTTGTAATTCATTGATTTCGTTACAAGAACCTATAAATGGATTGTTAAATTTAAATATTGATTTTTATGGATATAAACGTCACCTAAAAATTTTTGGTACAGCTCAATTAAAAAATTTTAATGTTAATAAACCTGATACGCTATTTTTTGTGAAAAATGGTCAATTATTTATAAAATTCTTTGGAGATCATGCTGTATTAAATGGAACAATAGATACGGATTACGGATACAGATTGCATGTAAATGGAAATATTATGAACTTTGATTCTATTAGTAATATACGTGCATTTTTTAAAATACGAGGCAACCAAATTAATTTTTGTATGTCTCCAGAAATCAAAATGAAGATATCTCCTGATTTTAATTGCACAATTACTTCAGAAAAAATTCATATAGAAGGCAACATTGAAATCCCTTGGGCTCATATTGAAGTGAAGGAGTATTCAAAAAATATAACAAATATTTCTTCAGAGGAAATTTTGCTAGATGATAATTGTCAACTTATTTTAAATAATTCTAAAAATTTATTTATTTCTTTTTCTGCTAATATTAACGTGTGCCTTGGTAATGATGTTAATTTTAACGGATTGGGTTTTCGTACAAAATTAAGAGGTAATTTAGAAATTGAATACAATAAAAATCACTTGGCATTAACAGGCCATATTGATATACCTTCTGGTTGTTTTCAAGCATATGGACAAAATTTGATAATACGAAAAGGACAATTATTGTTTTCTGGAGCGATACACCAACCATATATCGATATTGAAGCAATTTGTGACCCTGCTAGTATTAAAGAAGGGAGTATAGTTGGTATACGGATTACTGGTACTTTTAGTCAACCAAAAATAGAAATTTTCTCTGATTCATTATCCCTTTCTCCGCAAGAGATAACATCTTATTTATTGGGCGGCAGTAAAAATGTAATTCCTTTGAATACAGATACGAACATAGTAACATCGCTGTTAATCGGAGCAACTGTTAGGAATAGCGAGAAGTTTATTAACAAAATAGGGAAGATATTTGGTGTTCAAGATTTAACATTAAATACTCAAGATATTGGTAGTGCACCGTTGGTTGCGTTAAGTGGATATATTGCTCCTGGTCTACAAATTAAATATGGAATTGGCATTTTTGATTTATTGACAACAATAACGGTACGTTATTGTTTATGTCCGCAACTATATTTAGAAGTTACGTCCGGCAGTAATCAACAAGCGGTTGATATATTGTATAAGCTTGATTTTTAG
- the ppa gene encoding inorganic diphosphatase codes for MYFNQVPAGKNIPEDIYVIIEIPANSDPIKYEIDKKTGIIFVDRFLLTPMFYPCNYGYINNTLSLDGDPVDVLVPTPYPLRSGCVIHCRPIGMLNMIDESGEDAKIIAVPHEKISEQYSLVKDINDFSILLRNQISHFFKNYKELDSKKWVKIKGWSNINAAKTEILNSFKRFEKKM; via the coding sequence ATGTATTTTAATCAAGTACCAGCGGGAAAAAATATTCCAGAAGATATATATGTGATTATTGAAATTCCAGCTAATTCTGACCCAATTAAATATGAAATTGATAAAAAAACAGGAATAATATTCGTTGATCGTTTTTTATTAACACCTATGTTTTACCCTTGCAATTATGGCTATATTAATAATACTTTATCGCTGGACGGAGATCCAGTAGATGTCTTAGTACCTACCCCATACCCTTTACGATCAGGTTGTGTAATACATTGTCGCCCTATAGGCATGCTTAATATGATAGATGAATCTGGAGAAGATGCAAAAATAATTGCAGTGCCCCATGAGAAAATATCAGAACAATACTCACTAGTAAAAGATATAAATGATTTTTCAATTTTATTACGCAATCAAATTAGTCATTTTTTTAAAAATTACAAAGAATTAGATTCCAAAAAGTGGGTAAAAATAAAAGGCTGGAGCAATATTAACGCTGCTAAAACGGAAATTTTAAACTCCTTTAAACGTTTTGAAAAAAAAATGTAA
- the ispB gene encoding octaprenyl diphosphate synthase — MNIDQISELTEQDMEDVNAEIRTRLASEITLINKLVQYIVDSGGKRIRPMITLLTARALCYKKTQHVTIATLIEFIHTATLLHDDVVDKSHMRRGRRTTNIIFGNAASVLVGDFIYTRAFQMMTELESLRILSLMADAVNIIAAGEILQLTHCNDPTITIDSYMKIIYSKTARLFEVASQSSAILADANACQEKALRNYGRYMGIAFQLVDDILDYSASETIFGKNVGNDLNEGKLTLPLLHAIHHSTSKQASLIIQSIKKGNHRHLLNIILDTMHQHGSLEYTRQCAETEIKKAISCLDILPPSPYRQALASLAAYTIQRIY; from the coding sequence ATGAATATTGATCAAATCTCCGAACTAACTGAACAAGATATGGAAGATGTGAATGCAGAAATTCGCACGCGATTAGCATCTGAAATTACTTTAATTAACAAACTTGTTCAATACATTGTAGATAGTGGAGGAAAACGAATTAGACCCATGATTACCTTGTTGACCGCAAGGGCGTTATGCTATAAAAAAACACAACATGTTACCATTGCTACATTAATAGAGTTTATTCATACTGCTACTTTGTTGCATGATGACGTAGTGGATAAATCACACATGAGACGCGGTAGGAGAACTACTAATATAATTTTTGGTAATGCTGCTAGTGTATTGGTGGGGGATTTTATATATACACGAGCCTTTCAAATGATGACTGAATTAGAATCCTTGCGAATATTATCTTTGATGGCAGATGCGGTCAATATAATTGCAGCAGGTGAAATATTGCAATTAACACATTGTAATGACCCCACTATTACTATCGATAGTTACATGAAAATTATTTATAGTAAAACCGCTCGTTTATTTGAAGTAGCTTCTCAATCATCTGCTATTTTAGCTGATGCCAATGCATGTCAAGAAAAAGCATTGCGTAATTATGGGCGATATATGGGAATAGCCTTTCAACTAGTTGATGATATATTAGATTATTCTGCCTCAGAAACAATATTTGGGAAAAATGTCGGAAACGATTTAAATGAAGGAAAGCTCACTCTTCCTTTGCTACACGCTATTCATCATAGCACCTCAAAACAAGCATCACTTATAATTCAATCTATTAAAAAAGGTAACCATCGTCACTTGTTAAATATAATTTTAGATACAATGCATCAACATGGATCATTAGAATACACTCGACAATGCGCTGAAACAGAAATCAAAAAAGCTATTTCTTGTCTTGATATTTTACCTCCTTCTCCTTATCGACAAGCATTAGCAAGTTTAGCAGCTTATACGATTCAAAGAATTTATTAG
- the rplU gene encoding 50S ribosomal protein L21, translating to MYAVFQTGSKQYRVVEGQVIHIERIDIDVGNQVEFNQILLIESNECLHIGGPFIKKGQIIAEIIAQSLNKKIKIIKFRRRKHFRKFQGHRQCFTTIKIISISNCNPNH from the coding sequence ATGTATGCAGTTTTTCAAACTGGTAGTAAACAGTATCGTGTTGTTGAAGGCCAAGTGATTCATATAGAACGGATTGATATTGACGTTGGTAATCAAGTTGAATTTAATCAAATATTACTCATTGAGTCTAATGAATGTCTTCACATAGGGGGTCCTTTTATAAAAAAGGGGCAGATTATAGCGGAAATTATAGCTCAGAGTCTTAATAAGAAGATAAAGATTATTAAATTTAGACGTCGTAAACATTTTCGTAAATTTCAAGGACATCGTCAGTGTTTTACAACAATAAAAATAATAAGCATAAGCAATTGCAATCCAAATCATTAA
- the rpmA gene encoding 50S ribosomal protein L27, translating to MAHKKAGGSTRNGRDSHSKRLGVKCFGGECVSSGTIIVRQRGNTFHPGKYVGCGRDYTLFALKSGKVLFEKRGALRRKFISIVSQK from the coding sequence ATGGCACATAAAAAAGCTGGAGGCTCTACTCGTAATGGTCGAGATTCACATAGTAAGCGTTTAGGAGTTAAATGTTTTGGAGGTGAATGTGTATCGTCAGGCACTATTATTGTGCGCCAACGAGGTAATACATTTCATCCAGGAAAATACGTAGGTTGTGGGAGGGATTATACTCTTTTTGCTTTAAAATCTGGGAAAGTTTTATTTGAAAAAAGGGGAGCATTGCGCCGCAAGTTTATTAGTATCGTTTCTCAGAAATAG
- the obgE gene encoding GTPase ObgE, producing the protein MKFVDMTNITVIAGNGGNGCISFQKSGRRASFLKKPNGSNGGNGGDVWLLADPNINTLNYFHSNCVFRAGHGQCGRSRGCTGKRGKDVIVKVPWGTRVSYKKTNKLLGDMGIHHKRLMVAKGGRHGLGNGHFKSSLHRKALNTHGSTGEFQHLLLELLLIANVGIFGLPNSGKSSFIRIISSAKPKVADYPFTTLVPYLGVVQINNYDRFVIADIPGIIKGASHGLGLGMRFLKHLEHCQILLHFIDIAPVDNSDPLENIITIQNELSNYNENLVRKPCWLIFNKIDLLERQVAEKRINHVISSLQWKGRYYPISSMHNTNVLSLCNSIMKFIIHHTQSQESTLMYAQDNE; encoded by the coding sequence ATGAAATTTGTCGACATGACCAATATTACGGTTATTGCTGGTAACGGAGGGAATGGATGTATCAGTTTTCAAAAATCGGGAAGAAGAGCTTCTTTTTTGAAAAAACCTAATGGTAGTAATGGAGGAAATGGTGGGGATGTTTGGTTATTGGCAGATCCTAATATTAATACTTTAAATTATTTTCATTCTAATTGTGTTTTTAGAGCTGGGCATGGACAATGCGGGCGTAGTCGTGGTTGTACTGGTAAAAGAGGCAAAGATGTTATTGTGAAAGTCCCGTGGGGAACTAGAGTAAGCTATAAAAAAACAAATAAATTATTGGGAGACATGGGTATTCATCACAAGCGGTTGATGGTAGCTAAAGGAGGGCGCCATGGTTTGGGAAATGGACATTTTAAATCTTCTTTACATCGTAAGGCACTTAATACGCATGGGTCAACGGGAGAATTCCAACATTTGCTATTAGAATTACTTCTAATAGCAAATGTTGGAATATTTGGATTACCTAATTCTGGAAAGTCTAGTTTTATTCGTATAATATCGTCAGCGAAACCAAAAGTAGCAGATTATCCATTTACTACATTAGTACCGTATTTAGGTGTAGTACAAATTAATAACTATGACAGATTTGTTATTGCGGATATTCCTGGTATTATTAAAGGTGCTTCTCATGGTTTGGGATTAGGAATGCGATTTTTGAAGCATTTAGAACACTGTCAAATTTTACTGCATTTTATTGATATTGCGCCTGTGGATAATTCTGATCCATTAGAAAATATTATTACTATTCAGAATGAATTAAGTAATTATAATGAAAATTTAGTTAGAAAACCTTGTTGGTTAATATTCAATAAAATAGACTTATTGGAACGACAAGTGGCGGAAAAAAGGATTAACCATGTTATTAGTTCTTTACAATGGAAAGGGCGCTATTACCCTATATCTTCTATGCATAATACTAATGTATTATCGCTATGTAACAGTATTATGAAGTTTATTATTCATCATACTCAAAGTCAAGAATCAACTCTTATGTATGCACAAGACAATGAGTAG
- the greA gene encoding transcription elongation factor GreA, producing the protein MKRIPMTLRGAEKLREELDYLKNVRRPEIIKNISEAREYGDLKENAEYHAAREQQGFCEGRIQEIESKLFNAHIIDIAKLTTDDKVVFGATVGVENLDTTYRQTYSIVGDDEANLKEHMISINSPIARGLIGHKEGDIVRINTPKGKVRYKILQVKYC; encoded by the coding sequence ATGAAGCGCATACCAATGACTTTACGTGGAGCTGAAAAGTTGAGAGAGGAACTGGATTATTTAAAAAATGTTCGTCGCCCAGAAATTATAAAAAATATTTCTGAAGCGCGGGAGTATGGCGACTTAAAAGAAAATGCTGAATATCATGCTGCTCGAGAACAACAAGGATTTTGTGAGGGTCGTATTCAAGAAATAGAATCTAAGCTTTTTAATGCACATATTATAGATATTGCCAAACTAACTACTGACGATAAAGTAGTTTTTGGTGCTACGGTTGGTGTTGAAAATTTGGATACAACATATAGACAAACGTATAGTATTGTAGGAGATGATGAGGCAAATCTTAAAGAACATATGATTTCTATCAATTCTCCTATTGCTAGAGGTTTGATTGGTCATAAAGAAGGAGATATTGTTCGAATTAATACTCCAAAAGGGAAAGTAAGATATAAAATACTCCAGGTTAAATATTGTTAA
- the rlmE gene encoding 23S rRNA (uridine(2552)-2'-O)-methyltransferase RlmE, whose product MVHSKRSMRSSGWLQKHFKDQYVKAAQRQKLRSRSWFKLDAINRMDALFSTGMTVIDLGSAPGGWALYVKNKIGKTGCIVACDILSMRNISGVNFLKGDCSNPNIFKILCKWVEQKQVNVVLSDMSPNTTGISTIDVSRSIHLGNLALNICRSVLMRRGAFLVKVFQGKGLDKYLCDVHSLFNIVRIRKPDASRSHSREVYIVAKERK is encoded by the coding sequence ATGGTACATAGCAAACGTTCTATGCGTTCTTCAGGATGGTTACAAAAACATTTCAAAGACCAGTATGTGAAAGCAGCACAAAGACAGAAACTGCGGTCACGGTCTTGGTTTAAGCTTGATGCAATAAATCGCATGGATGCATTGTTTTCTACTGGTATGACAGTAATAGATTTGGGATCAGCGCCTGGTGGGTGGGCGCTTTATGTAAAAAATAAAATAGGAAAGACAGGGTGTATTGTAGCGTGCGACATATTGTCTATGCGTAATATTTCTGGAGTGAATTTTTTAAAAGGAGATTGTTCTAATCCTAATATTTTCAAAATATTATGTAAATGGGTAGAACAAAAACAGGTTAATGTGGTTTTATCTGATATGTCTCCTAATACAACCGGTATATCAACAATCGATGTAAGTCGGTCTATACATCTTGGGAATTTAGCGTTAAATATATGTCGTAGCGTATTAATGCGTAGAGGCGCTTTTTTAGTGAAAGTTTTTCAGGGAAAGGGTTTGGATAAATACTTGTGTGATGTGCATTCCTTATTTAACATAGTAAGGATCCGCAAACCAGATGCCTCTAGGTCTCATTCTCGTGAGGTTTATATTGTAGCGAAAGAACGTAAGTAA